In Romboutsia lituseburensis, a genomic segment contains:
- the aspD gene encoding aspartate 4-decarboxylase — MKKYSYKEIQMIYGKISPFEFKDRLIDLAKYNSNKNNMPLLDAGRGNPNWTAATPREAFFTFGQFAVNETRLNWDLGNLAGMPQKTGICDRFYNYVSENKTMPGAELLKKIVNYGINELNFNGDDFVHELADAIIGDNYPVPDRMLPHLEKIVHNYLVQEMKYNTKLGGELDIFAVEGATAAMCYIFDSLMANELLRKGDKIALMTPIFTPYLEIPHLPRYGFEVINVNADEIDEYGNHTWQYSKKELEKLKDTSIKALFVVNPNNPASIAISDKCATNLVDVVKNYNKDLMIISDDVYGTFVNEFTSLMSKLPYNTIGVYSYSKYFGVTGWRLGTMALHKNNVFDKRINDLDEELKLSLNKRYSDMSLNPSTLSFMDRIVADSRLVALNHTAGLSTPQQVQMAFFSAFALIDNENAYKKLNISICNKRHDLLYNSLGVVIKEDKNNAAYYTQFDIENWGKINFGDNFVKYLKAHYSPVDVLYKLASNYSIVLLSGSGFAGPDWSIRVSLANLNDESYSKIGKALKNILNDYVNEYKNYIENSSNLTI; from the coding sequence ATGAAAAAATATAGTTATAAAGAGATTCAAATGATATATGGAAAAATAAGTCCTTTTGAATTTAAGGATAGATTAATAGATTTAGCAAAATACAATTCAAATAAAAATAACATGCCTTTACTCGATGCCGGTCGTGGAAACCCTAACTGGACTGCTGCTACACCTAGAGAAGCATTTTTTACATTTGGGCAGTTTGCGGTTAATGAAACTCGTTTAAACTGGGATTTAGGAAATTTAGCAGGTATGCCTCAAAAAACTGGTATATGTGATAGATTTTATAATTATGTAAGTGAAAATAAAACTATGCCCGGTGCTGAATTGTTAAAGAAGATAGTTAATTACGGTATAAACGAATTAAATTTTAATGGTGATGATTTTGTTCATGAATTAGCAGATGCTATAATTGGTGATAATTATCCAGTTCCAGATAGAATGTTACCTCATTTAGAAAAAATAGTTCATAATTATTTAGTTCAAGAAATGAAATATAATACTAAATTAGGAGGAGAATTAGATATATTTGCCGTAGAAGGCGCTACAGCCGCAATGTGTTATATATTTGATTCTTTAATGGCTAATGAGCTTTTACGAAAAGGTGATAAAATTGCGTTAATGACACCTATATTTACTCCTTATTTAGAAATACCTCATCTTCCTAGATATGGCTTTGAAGTTATTAATGTAAATGCAGACGAGATCGATGAATATGGAAATCATACTTGGCAATATTCAAAAAAAGAATTAGAAAAACTTAAAGATACATCTATAAAAGCTCTATTTGTGGTTAATCCTAATAATCCAGCATCTATCGCAATAAGCGATAAGTGTGCTACAAATCTTGTTGATGTAGTTAAAAATTATAATAAAGATTTGATGATAATATCTGATGATGTGTATGGTACTTTTGTAAATGAATTTACATCATTAATGTCTAAGCTACCATACAATACTATAGGTGTTTACTCTTACTCTAAGTATTTTGGAGTTACAGGATGGAGATTAGGTACAATGGCTTTACACAAAAACAATGTATTTGATAAAAGAATAAATGATTTAGATGAAGAACTAAAATTGTCTTTAAATAAACGTTATTCTGATATGAGTTTAAATCCATCAACTTTATCATTTATGGATAGAATAGTTGCCGATAGTAGATTAGTTGCTCTTAATCATACAGCAGGTTTATCTACACCACAGCAAGTTCAAATGGCATTTTTCTCTGCATTTGCATTAATTGATAATGAAAATGCATATAAAAAATTAAATATAAGTATTTGCAATAAACGTCATGACTTATTATATAATTCTCTAGGAGTGGTCATTAAAGAGGATAAAAATAATGCTGCTTATTACACTCAATTTGATATAGAAAACTGGGGTAAAATTAATTTTGGAGATAATTTCGTAAAATATTTAAAAGCCCATTATTCTCCTGTAGATGTTTTATATAAATTAGCTAGTAACTACTCAATTGTTTTACTTAGCGGAAGTGGATTTGCTGGTCCTGATTGGTCTATAAGAGTTTCTCTTGCCAATCTTAATGACGAATCTTATTCTAAAATTGGAAAAGCTCTAAAAAATATATTAAATGATTACGTAAATGAATATA
- a CDS encoding lipoate--protein ligase: MLLIYNDKTNPYFNLAMEEYFLKNFCDDIFILWRNEPSIIVGKNQNTLSEINIEYVKENNIPVVRRQSGGGAVFHDLGNINFTFIANDKKGFSDFKRFTQPIINLLRTLDIDATFSGRNDLLINGKKFSGNAQYNYKNRVMHHGTLLFSSQISDLSNALKVKPIKFEGKGIKSVKSRVTNIREHLKKDISILEFKDLIINYVLNTNSNNKTYNLTNNDVDNIWLLANNKYNSWEWNFGNSPKYSLTNQLKYSGGNVEFNLNVEKGIIKNIKFFGDFFGESDVSCIEDLLVGVKHDGDSIKNALNLIDINNYFLGANIEILLSGILGVK; encoded by the coding sequence ATGTTATTAATTTATAACGATAAAACTAATCCATACTTTAACCTTGCTATGGAAGAATATTTTCTAAAAAACTTCTGTGATGATATATTTATTTTATGGAGAAATGAGCCATCAATCATTGTAGGAAAAAATCAAAACACATTATCAGAAATAAATATTGAATATGTAAAAGAAAATAATATTCCTGTCGTAAGAAGGCAATCTGGAGGTGGAGCTGTTTTTCATGATTTAGGAAATATTAACTTTACATTTATAGCTAATGATAAAAAAGGATTTAGTGATTTCAAAAGATTTACACAACCAATAATAAATTTATTAAGAACTTTAGATATTGATGCTACTTTTTCTGGTAGAAATGATTTATTAATAAACGGTAAAAAATTTTCAGGTAATGCACAGTACAACTATAAAAATAGAGTCATGCATCACGGTACATTATTGTTTTCATCTCAGATTTCAGACCTTTCAAATGCCTTAAAGGTAAAACCAATAAAATTTGAAGGCAAAGGTATAAAAAGTGTAAAATCAAGAGTAACTAATATAAGAGAGCACTTGAAAAAAGATATATCTATTTTAGAATTTAAAGATTTAATTATAAATTATGTATTAAATACTAATAGCAATAATAAAACATATAATTTAACAAATAATGATGTTGATAATATCTGGTTATTAGCTAACAATAAATATAACTCTTGGGAATGGAATTTTGGAAACTCTCCTAAATATAGTTTAACTAATCAATTAAAATACTCTGGCGGAAATGTGGAGTTCAATCTTAATGTTGAAAAGGGAATTATAAAAAATATTAAATTCTTTGGTGATTTTTTTGGTGAATCTGATGTTTCTTGTATAGAGGATTTATTAGTTGGGGTAAAACATGATGGAGATAGTATAAAAAATGCATTAAATCTAATTGATATAAACAATTATTTTTTGGGTGCAAATATAGAAATACTATTATCTGGTATTTTAGGAGTTAAATAA